The Theobroma cacao cultivar B97-61/B2 chromosome 2, Criollo_cocoa_genome_V2, whole genome shotgun sequence genome includes the window AGGGGAAAAGCTTCAAAGCTAGGGGTCCTTAGTAAGCTACACCAAAGTTTGATTGCATAACACAATCACAGGAGCAGTAATGCTGGAAATTCTCACTTAATATTCTATTTCTCGATAGAAATAGTACGTTTATTTTTTAGACTCCTACCCTCCCTaaacttaaaagaaatttgaactCCTAATTTATACCTAATACCacacaaatattttaatacaCAAATGCCCtcttaaaaatatctattCATATTCCCTTtcaaaacttaataaaattcattttgatatttaataaaattcaatatttaacaaagaagaaaaaagcttaaaattttataaaattttaaaacgaGATTTGTAAATGTGACAAATTGTCTCACtttgatatttaataaaattcaatatttgacagaaaagaaaaaaaaacctaaaccatttatatatatatatatatatattatatatatatatagtaatNAGTTAAAATCTTTTTACATCACTCTAAACCTCTAAAGCCTAGTCTCAAAgaacaaattttgaataaaaatttttcaacaaaattagtAATCACATGTAAGAAATTAATCTCTTGACCCGACAccatcaaatttgaaatatccatcattaaacaaaatattttactttttaatacattcttttcaatgaaaaaaattctcaaattgtTGAGATATAAAGAGTTTGataaaaatagattttaccttgagaaagaaatttatgattttcaaGACAAATATAGCTTCAAATTTTCAGACCTTCatttttatggttttttttattattattaaggGTTTGgagggaatgatgagtagatttttgtcaaaaaagaatatgtttaaattaaaaaataatataaaaggtatttatatcttaaaatatttatgtagTATATTAGGTTTAATCTTTTTTAACGGTTGGCTAACGGTGTTAACATTTAAGAGACCAAAAACGTCATTTTGAAACAAGAAAGATCAAAATGTCTTTTTGAAGTGTTTTAAAGAGCTTTTTggattttacctttttttttttttgtaagcaAAGCAAAAGGGTGTGATTAACGAGTCTGGTTGACGGGTACTTAGAAAACttgttaaaattattcaaattgttattttacaaaataacttttttcatcaattaatatttcttaatttatagTTAGATGGTAAAtgattatatgatttttttattgacatacatacatacatatattttttttattttctttctcacaGCATCCATATTTCAAGTGGCAAATCAAGGAATCATACCTATAAAAATTCGCACAATCATAAAACGAAATCCCATCTTAAATTAACTCATCCAAACACAGTCCTAGTTAGCTAGTGATGAATAGTGTCTATATAAACACAGTATCACATACAAAGCAGAGAAGAAAATAACACAAAATATAAAGGTGAcaaatcattaatattaatCAATCTTAGTATCTTCTAATTACACTTTCCatgtaacaaaattttaacatttacaaataattaaaatttacaatgaaATAAGAATGTCATCAACCTTAACTTAATGAAAGTAGTTGTTCATTGTGCTGAAAAGGAACTTTGGGCTGCAGAATCATACAGTAGTACTTGGACTTTATTATACTAAGAGCTAAAACTGAGGACCAAATTATGAAGCCCAAGAACCCTGGTTGACCAGCTTTAGGTGACGGATGCATCTATGCGAACCTAGTTTCTCGTATTATAGATTTgataatttgtatttttgtaTCTTAAAAGTATCagatgtaattaaatataaaatatgttAAGATTAAGTACAACTATgacataaataatatttatgttttaaatttaaaacacgtatacgtatatatttaataactgtATAACACAACACGATTAACACAATTGTTAAACGTGTCACTATACAACACGACATGACCAATAATACGTTTAACAAagcaaatataaatatttataattaaatataattttattatttaaatttaaaatctataattataaaaataattataacaaaataaaataataataacatcaaatataacaaaacaaaagttcaaaattaaGATTTGAGTATGacataattacattattatctttataaaatttaaaaaattattaaaataattatttaaaattatttaagtaagattaaaataatttttaattattaatttttaataagttgATAAAGgtattacatatatatgtgTAAATACGATAATACGAttaattaaacatttttaaaagcGTTATTCGTGTCTGAtagtttaaaatataaaaattttcatatcttGAACGTGTCAAATACGATTAGATATAAAACACGTTAAAGTTAAACTCAAACATATTTAATCTCCTATCTTCTCGTATCATGTTAATCCGTCATATTTAAAATTACCAGATTAGCCTACCTCTAACCTAATTTAGAACCGCTGACAAACCGCCCAGTGCCCCgtttgaattgaaaatttcctatttcctttttccttattttgaCCAAACAGAGCTGAGAAAAGAGTCTTGTCAATGCCAAACTCCATCCAACTTGGGCCACGTAACACTAAACTTTTCATCGTTAAAATGGCAGCGGCGGCCAGCCGTTGTTCACCGCGTTTGGCATAAATGGACATAGTGCCTGGTCGTTACacctttctcattttttatcaTATGAAGAATTGAACGTGTAAGtttctaattttaaaaagtcATTTACTTGCATGATTCTTGAGCATCTCCAGGTTAAACTATTCTGGAACGAATTTGTGCCAGTTCATCCAACAGCTTCAATAGGAAGAAAGTATATATAGAGAACAAATACGCTATATGGTGCACCTCGATTCTTCTAATTTTGTTGTGAGGCGACAGTTCAAAAGATTGCGGAACTCAGAACACAAGACTTGTTTAAAGTAAAGAGTCGAAAATTTCAAAGTTTGCAAAAGTCTTGGGTTCacagatttttcttttgttcttttgtttcaCGTTTTCAACCTTCAATTCCCTCCAAAACCAAAAGAACCAAAAGTCCAGTTGAACGCAACAAGGAACCTTGGCAAATCCTTGGACTCTGTCAGACGTACCCAGAAAATAGAGAGGCTTTGGTCCCCTCATCGCAATTTTTAGAATCTAAAAGAGAATGTTCTGTTTCAAAGATTTCAGTAGCCACAAGAAGGCGCCCACTCCACCCACTTGGCCCACAATTGTAACAACATTCATACTAGCTATTCTATATATTCCCAATCAAAGAAAGCGTGCCATGCCCACCCTTTCACACCCCTTATCCAATGAAGTCATGCCACGTCAAAGAGATTGACATGGGCCTCTATCCAAATTCAACCACATTCCTAACGTGGCATCATACAAGTGGTACTCCTGGATGGTAGCCAGTCAATCCATGCACCGGGAATGATTCTGTCCACGCCCCTCCCTTGCATCCCTTCCACCCCATTGGCAAGATGGTCTCAGAACTCAGAATTGCAACGTTTGGTAGGACCCCATGAGCCCCCAAATGGCTGAAATGCAGCAAGGCTAAGCAATCGGCGGCGCCAAATACTGAGATGCATTTCCCTTGGATAGATCATTTGGTATACGTGCCTATAACCTTTATGGAAAATGTTATTTCCACTGTATGATATTCATATACGACATGCATAAAGATGTTAAATCAGTTACAAGTTACAACAACTATTTCAGGTTCCATGCATCATGTTCATAAAGAAGCAGAAGTCGCCCAGTGGGTTAGATGCTTGCCCTCCCTATTTGGCCTATTGGATCTCCTTTCCCCCCTCCGAAATTTACATCCCTTCTTGAGTGAGATTCGTGACTTTCGGTTCCTTTGTTTGTGTCCGCAGAACAATGTCTTTTgatttcattcatttattttatttttattagatcTTTTACCAAGTAAAAATAGTACGACCtttaagtttttattcatCAACCATTCACTATAATATATACACCACACGACTAAAAGTCTAAACTAACATACATATGCCTTCCATTATGAACTTTATTATTATACCAAAtcgaaaaaaaattcattaaaaacactaaaataatCGGAATAAAACATAGTGAGGTGCGAAAGAAGAGGTATATATAGTTTAACTGATTTCTAAATTCTAAATGTGCATTGATTCTTTTTTGACCGACTACAAAGTTTAAAGTTAGGTAAGTTAATCTGGGAGTCAAGATTTTGTCCTCCAAAAAGAGCAAGGTCaagctttttccttttccactttcacattatttttttcctgTATATAGGAGTACTACATTTTTCATTCGCTAAACTTTAAACAACTGGCGGGCCCGCAACACTTTTAATCAGACGGCAAAGGCAGCTCAGGTACAAGGCAGATAACACCTAGAACTAGAAGAATCATGTGAGAGGTTTGGGTCAATGTCGGCAAAAATTACGTGTCCATCAGAATCCGACGTACAGCAAAAGCTGGCCACACCAAATGATTAGGTGCATATGATGCATACAGTATGTTTTCCACAACAAAACATGTCCTCGAGTCACCGCCCTTGGCCTCCAATTGTATTTGCCGTCAGATTCCAAAATTACGAGTCAAGAAAACTTTGGAAAGATGAAGGGCAGACTAACTTTGGCCTTTTTCGAGGTTGACACGTGTGGCCTCACACGCTTTTTGAAAAAAACCCACAAAACGACGGCCGACTCTTGGCTCTCCACGGTGGACCGATGTATTGGCATTGCCAGCTTGGGATGGTTGCGTGTTAAAAGCTCAGGCTCAAGCTCAAACCTCTGAATCGCCAATCAAATTTACAAGTGCCTAATTGGGCCCATGCCACGTGTAAAGTGAATATAAGGTTTGGGTTCTAACAGCACATCCTATCCCAAATGATGGTATAAAGACCAAGGCAAAACTTGAGGTGTTATTTGGTGGAATTTtgagggaaaaagaaaacatgaaattgcTGCCATCCAAACACAAGTTTGTGTGTGTTTTTGTCTGCTATGTTGAGTGATGAATAACCCCTGTCCGGAGAGGAACGCTATTTTTGGAAACAGCAGTTACAATGTAGATTGCCAATTTTTCCTGGTGGGTTTTGATCACTGGGGCCTACTAATGCTCAAAAACTGATATATTAAAGGGCCAAATGTGTATGGGATGAACCAAGGATAGTGCATGATTCTCTCATCAAAAGGATAAGGAGATAAAGGCGGATATGCTCAGCACCTTTTGAAAATTACGCAGAAATGATAGTATTTTGGAGTGACAGGATATACAGCATCTATAGCAATGGGGGAATAGTAGGACTCCTTATGGCTTCTTCCAAAAACTTCTCTTTGGATTATTGCATGACATGATCATTGAAAAGGACAACAAGTATGAGCAATTTTTAGCTTAAATCTTCCAAGGTTATCCTTCAAACTAGTCAAACGTTCTCCAAATTGCACTCCTTGGGTTATAGTAATATCTAAATGTCAACTTGCTTTTTTATTAGGAATAATCTTACATTTCAGCCTTTAAATgtctaaaaatataatatcataTCTGTACCAATTAAAGTCCAATATGgtgcttcaattttttttttatctatcgATATGAacatataaaacaaaattgaaaaaatatcattaaattaattagaaagCTTCTTATAACCAAATAAATGtcatgttgatttttaagtggATGATTGACACATGGtgtaatatattatttaaaaaattaattttttatctttatgaaaattaacatttaagtttttttaaaaaattgttgtattttaaaattctttataatttgAAACCTTTAGAAaacaatttattatttttttattaaagaattttaaaattttttgtttttctttttctctcaaaattataaaatttatttctttttgaattaaaagcaaaaaatttacaattttttgaaaaataaaaactcatttttttataatttgataaaaaaaaagtttttttttcttttttccttctctctttcctCTTCTATCTCCCTCTCTCCAGCGGCATGTTGGCTGAATTGCGCCATCATCAACTCTGTTCTAGGCATAGGAGACCTGATTCGGTGTCGACATGGCCAGATCCGTCCTGTTTCAGGTCATTAAATAGGCTGAAaatagttgatttttaagctGAAAACAGGTCGTTTTCGACCTGAAACAAGCCGGATTGGCCATACCGACGCTCGGTTCGAGTCTTAACTGGCCAGATCCGGTCAGATATTGTGGCATTTAGCCTGTAAACAGTAGAGGCGACAGGCAGACGAAGTTGAGAAGCAGAGGCgagaggagagagagacaaaaaaaaagtaaaaggaattttttttaattttcactttttaaaaaatgagaatttaaaatctttcGTCCTAATAATTATTAGAGTGTTGTGATATTTAGTTGATttgattatataatatattttaattaattttttgacatgtcattatattattttaaaaacatataaatgTCTAATCATTAATAGAcgaatgaaaatttaaatagtaTTATGTTAAATATTATCTTATATTATATAAGATGAAATGTGACATTGACCTTTTTGTCTTCatctctcattttttattcttaaacTGTATTATTAATACTATTATtagttaataataatattatacacctgaatatttgatttattaattatttcaatcCTCTCTTACATATAACAAAGCtcatttatattttgtatttgcACATTTTGACACAAGTGGAAAATATTTGTGTTGAGTGCTTgtttggtttaattttttttcaacttatttatctcttacaaaaaaaaatcaagtcaaatataaattttgaaaagtttttaaaaaaaaataacttttttttaaaaaataaaattttaaaaaaaaaacttttctttctNNNNNNNNNNNNNNNNNNNNNNNNNNNNNNNNNNNNNNNNNNNNNNNNNNNNNNNNNNNNNNNNNNNNNNNNNNNNNNNNNNNNNNNNNNNNattataacttataaaaaaaattttactaaataaattttgtttaattttaaaaattattattttttataataatttttatattaaaaaaaatcaaaccaaataAGCTCTGAACGAGTGAAATTAAGTTTAAGGATGATTAAGACAAGAAGTATTAATTTGAAGCTTCAAGAAGTCATGTTTGTTTATTCCTAATAATAAGATACGTGATATAATAATCTAATTTATTGCTTTCAACCAATCAACGAATACTATGACATTCCGATGggtatttttttaagttagcTCGTGCTTGAAGATAATCACGGCTGTCAATAACTTGAGATAAGTgcagttttgtttttaatattgtaataataaaaataaaaataatagtgCACATGAATATATTATTGTAATATTAAGAAAGACAAATGTTACTAATGATAATGTTCTAAAATCACCTAATTATATGAATTGAGGTGTTATctccacttttttttttacttccaatacaataattaattacaaaaataatattaatattttgaatatattcCTTTACTGGATAACTCGCTTTGGAAAgtaataatataaattcaatagcaaaccaaaaataaataaatcataatttggATATTAATAACCATTGCTCCTCTGCTTTTGTGATCGTGATCATACTCAATGCCGTGCTGAAATTCCGCACGATTGCATCACAACTGTTACTATCAAACTGAGAATTCCCGTGAGAATTACTTCGGAGAATTGTTAATGATACTTTGTAATTAGTTTTGGTGGCAGCGGACGGATGTTGCATTTGGATTTGATGTTTGATGATGAACACAACATTTAATTATCACACTGTATAGGGAGCATGCCAGCTTTGCATATcctgcaaatcaaatcaaaaacttcGCCATCTTTCCACTTGTATGGAACCTCACAAAGATAACACTATCTTTTCATAAAGAAATTGTGATATACCCATGTTAGGCACAAAAGGAATGCCCCTCCCTAATGGACAACGACTCAAGCTCAAATTGCGTATAATTTGAATCACTGCATTCAAACACCTCGCTAATGTCTCTTTGAGaaactattaattttaaaataatatatattctaTGATTTATTTAgctcaatcttttttttttgttcaaaatatTCCAAAACTACATGGTCCTTGTGTGGGAAAACTGATATACCAAGCAGAGCTGAAACTTCTTGTTGGTAGTTTCAAGAAGCTTGATATTGCAATTCTCCATGTTAAAGAGTGGACCGTGGAAGTAACAGGACCACAAAGCAGCATTCCAAGACAAACGGAGTGGCATATATATCATAGGGAAACgttaattaatttctataaTTATCATATACATAGGCGCAAAAACGTAGTGCAGATTTATAAATATGGCTAATTCAAAGATGGGGATGCAGCCATCCAATTGCATCCCGACATCTGTTGAGGGGGTAAAAGGGCCCAAGCATCTCAGTCTTGCTCGACAAACAAAGCGGCTGTGGCTCCCATGCCTCGCAATGCTGATTATTTATTATTGCGATTGAAATGAACAAGACAGCCGATGTGGGCCATGACGCCCTGGACCATCTCTCGATGATGGGAAAGCTTTCAGTTgaaggaatatatatatatatatatatgtatagatAGAGGGCGTTAACAAATTAAcaccttgttttttttttttgaaatttctctGTGTCAAACTTTTTCatgaatattaattaataatagaGAAAACCTAATGATTTATTACCGACCACAGTTGTGAAAATATCAGTTGATGTAGTCACCCAAAAAAATTGGCAAAAAgaagtaaattaattaaatgtggCTGATAATAGaaaatgaagtttaaaaatattcttatGGAATTTTTACCTTAAAATACAGAATTCTTGTGGAGTTCCATTTCTGTGATCAAAGGAATATCAGTGGCTCCATCCTTGCTTCTGTTCAGTTTTGTTTCAGTCTTCCGGTTGTGGAATAAAATGAATAGCTTGTCATTTGGGGTTTGACAAACTAacgaaatttaaattttccaCACAAGAGTTAAGAATGAAAAAACGAGAAAATGGAGGGAAAAAATAAAGGGGAGGAGTTGCTTTCATCTACTAAAAGATTGCAATCacccaacaaaaaaatatcacccagtaaatttcattttattactccctttttctttgcaTGATAAACGTTTGGAAAAATTTTAGACAACATAGATATGATGGGATTAAACCTTACAATTTGACCCTACTGGAGGGTGACTACCACTACTAGCTAATGAtcaataagtttttataatcttaattATTACTTAATGGGATTATAATCTATTCAGATTGAAATCTATGATTTGATGacgatatatatataagttttttgctaaatttaaataaataaaatcaagtaTCGATATTATAGTATTGAATCGTTACAAATTTGAATGTGAAAGGAACTGGGTTGAAGCAAACAGTACCAAACTTTCACAATTAAACACGAAAACGGGTGTTTGGAGCAAAAGGGCCTTAAAGCTTTAACCTCAGGAAGTGGAATCTGCTGACGTAAGCTGAGTGGGGCCTTTTCTACTTTTCACCTCCCCACATCTCTTAAGGAGTGAAGAAACTCTATAAATAAGGGCTCAAGAGTACCAAACCTAGGCTTGAAGACGCCACTACAAAAGCATCTTCCAGgccctcctcctcctcctcctccccCTCTTCCTAAAAGCTACGCAACTCCTTTCTCTTCGGCTCTCAAACACTGGACCTCTTATCTTCCGTACCCAAACCTCGGAAAAGTATGGTCGGCCCTAACCCCACTATCAAATTCCTCTGCAGTTACGGCGGCAAAATCCTCCCCCGTTACCCTGATGGTAAACTCCGTTATCACGGCGGTGAAACCCGTGTCCTTGCCGTCGATCGCTCCATTTCCTTTTCTGGTCagtattctttttctttcaccaATCCTTTTACTATTTCCTATAtatccttttttctttttttgcccTTTGAATTGAAGTATAGTTTAAGTTAGGCTAAAGCTTATAAGTGGGCGTTGTTTTAAGTATGGAGAAATGATCAAGagtgaaatatatattatgcTACAGAGCTGTTGTTGAAGATGGGAGAGATGTGTGGGACAGCGGTGAGTCTACGTTGCCAGTTGCCAACGGAGGATCTAGACGCGCTGGTTTCGATCACTTGCGATGAGGATCTAGCGAATCTCATCGAGGAATACGATCGCGTAGCATCGCCACCTTCTTCTTTAAAGATCAGAGCTTTCCTTTCGCTGCCAAAATCCACCAAAAAACCAATTTCTCCTTCTTCATCGTCGGCTTCGTCTTCAAAGTCATCATCTTCGTCCACTCCGAGGTTCTCCTGCATACGTCAGATCTCGGGGCCTCCCGTCGCTTTCCCTCTTTGCTCGGAGAAATCTGCGGGGAAAAGTATTCCGTACTATGGTTACCATGTTCATCATGGAAACCCTAGTCATATTTACCTTCTTCATAACGGGAACCACTGGCAATAGCAGCAGGCCAAAAAAGCATGAAGgatcataatttattaaactGTTATGATCCTGTCTGAATCCGCGAAGAACAAGTAAAGAAATACTACccatagaagaaaaaaaaaacaaacaaaaacaagaaccTAAGGTATATGATGTATTTGGACCTGTAAATCGTTTAAGAAGGTTTGCTTTTGATGATGGTAGCCATTAATGAATTCTCAACTCCAGTTTCGTTCTGGATCATCTTCCAAAATAcccaatatatattttttttctgatggtgagttttttttttttctttttcttctttggaaTGTTTGTTGTCCAGTACCATTCACTTCACAGTTGACAGCTTCccctatttcttttttttctttttttaaattttcggGTGCTAGGGTTCTCCGTTCCGTTCAAGCGCCATTTGCACGTTATGCGTTAAACAGCAGATGGTTTTGGTCAGATTCCAGTATTTGCCTGCCATGTTCCTTTTCCATTATTCTGTACAGCTTCTCGTCGCTGGTTTAACACGTGTGTCCCACGCGTGTGACGCTTATACCGGCATTATCCTCGTCCGTTTTCTTTACGTATTTTTTGTGTCTCTACATGTGTTTTTTCTTCGTCACCCTATTTTCTGGTGTGGtgtccttttttccttttggggttttttttttttcggcTTTACTTTGGATTTTCCGcgtcactttttttttttggaattgcTTTTATCGTTTGATTTTGTCTGATTGTAATTCCATTTTGATTTTGCAGGTTAACAGAGATGTTAACTGGGGCTTAATGAAACATCAAAAGCAGCCATAAAATGATCTGAGATTGCAACGGGAGCGAGATGTAATGTAAGTTGCTTTTACTGATATTCTCCATTTTTGGGTTTCTAATATTTGCTTCATATTTTTCTATACTTATTTagacataatatttttatgtcCAGAATAATAAGGCAAACCTTTGTATTTTATATGAACATTAATTTATGACTCAATGTCTTCTTATGCGTTGAAGATTGCATCAATGAGCCTGCCATTCATCTCAAATAGTATTACACAAGGTTGGACCAAACTTCGGCCAATTACAAAGTATTTAACCCAAATCCAACTACTAATATTCAATACATGGGGTTAATTACTTAATTGAATATGTAAGATACTTTGAATCTTGGAGATGATGAATCATTTGAAGGTAAGCTCATGTCGTTTTCTGTATTTTTGTATCTTCACCACCTTTTTACGCATTCACAGATAAAGCAACTATGTCCAGCTCCAGATAAATATCGTTTTGCTGAGAATATCtatttaaagcaaaaataaaataaaaataaaaatcaataactAGTACGATTCCTTAGTTTTGGATGAGTGGTTAAATCCCTtcaatcaagtaatcaagGTCATCTCAAAACACAGGGCTATGATTTTCAGTTAGGATGATTCGAACTTATTGATATTAAAATCAATAGTGATAAACAGGTGATTAATCTGATTGCTGAATCTTGTAGTAGTATTATGATATTTATTACTAATACTGCGATTTGGCTGTGCCATCATTCACTGTTCaatgatttgatattttgttGCTGTTGATGCTAAGTTGTGGGCCATAGCTAACTCCTGATCtgtgattttaatttttgaccaGATTCGATACACTAATTGCAAAGGGGCAAAGCAGCAGCGAAGCAATGGTTGTTTCAATACCAAACAAATTCCAAGTAGCAATAGCAATAAATTCTGGAAGCATATGGGGACCATTTTGGAGAATCAGATGAGTCATTACCAGAATTTATTGAACATGCATGGAGGGAAAGCCATAAACCCTGTCCCATTTGACAGCTGGTATATATGAGTACTGATGAAGGTGCGCCCTCAGCATtgttataataattataataataacaacaatAATTTCGTTGAAATAAtgctcaaaaaataaaaaagaagacgAAACCAGAaggcaaaagaaaagagttgCCTTCAATCCAAGACAAAAAAGACGAAGAGCAAAGGGCTGCTAACGATACGAGTCCATGATTTTTGGTTCAAAGGAAGGGTCTCCACTCATGTATCATTCAAAAAGGAAGATTCCCTTTTGCTGTCCTAATTTTGGAGAGATACGACGGATttacaatattaaaaatagaattaaCAAAGGGAAACAAACATAGACATGACAGGGGAGTTTGATGATAGTCATCGTCCGGAGATAAAGATACAGTGGTTTTAAGGTTACCCTACCCCACCATGTGCcatctttgtttatttttttgccCATTGTTCTTCCTCCTAGCACGAATATTGAATATGATAAAAAGGAAAGCTAGTAAGAAAAGGAAGGATGCCATGCCACCCAGAAAGCATGAGCTTGGGAAGCCTATTTTTAACAGTGAGAGGAGTGCTTCTGTATTTAAAAAAGTGGTAGCCGTCATGGATCCCACAACGTCTAATCCGCGTTTGAGAGCTGTGAGGTCGCCGTTGATGGGTGATCATGATGTTGGAGCTGAAACCTTTTCTTGGTGATAATGTGCAAGAGGACAGGCTGTGGCTCAAAACCTGAAACTGAGGATCAAGCATGTGTGGCCTTGTGGTTTTACTGTATATGAACCCTTTTTTGGTATGGAACAGATTGGGACTTGATCGGAATTATTGGTTGGGTGGAGATTCAAGAAGCGCAATGGCAGGCAAGGCAATCGCTTAGAATGAGATATATAGACAAGATTATACATAGAGAGGAGATAGAGACTAGAGAGGAACATATATTCGGCCAAGagaaaaaattagtttagttttatTCCTTTTACCTTGGTACaaataagg containing:
- the LOC18609561 gene encoding uncharacterized protein LOC18609561 translates to MVGPNPTIKFLCSYGGKILPRYPDGKLRYHGGETRVLAVDRSISFSELLLKMGEMCGTAVSLRCQLPTEDLDALVSITCDEDLANLIEEYDRVASPPSSLKIRAFLSLPKSTKKPISPSSSSASSSKSSSSSTPRFSCIRQISGPPVAFPLCSEKSAGKSIPYYGYHVHHGNPSHIYLLHNGNHWQ